The following are encoded in a window of Persephonella sp. genomic DNA:
- the acpP gene encoding acyl carrier protein: MEERIKEIIADQLGIDVEQIKPESKFVDDLGADSLDVVELIMAFEEEFDVEIPDEDAEKIQTVGDVIEYIKAKKGE, translated from the coding sequence ATGGAAGAAAGAATTAAGGAGATCATCGCAGATCAGCTCGGGATTGATGTTGAACAGATAAAGCCTGAGTCAAAATTTGTTGATGATCTTGGAGCTGACTCCCTTGATGTTGTTGAGCTTATCATGGCGTTTGAAGAGGAGTTTGATGTTGAAATTCCTGACGAAGATGCTGAAAAAATCCAGACTGTTGGTGATGTGATTGAGTACATCAAGGCAAAAAAAGGAGAATAA
- the fabF gene encoding beta-ketoacyl-ACP synthase II, protein MRRVVVTGIGAVTPLGHNVKDTWEGLINGKSGIDVIKRFDPYSYNLPVVIAGEVKDFDPKKYLNPKDAKRMSDFVKFAMVAAKEAISDSGLEPDKIDLNRAGVIVGTGIGGLRDIEDQQTLLLEKGARRVSPFFIPSGISNMASGYISIEFGFKGPNSCVVTACATGTHAIGDAFKIIQRGDADIMIAGGTESAITPLGIAGFANMKALSTRNDDPQKASRPFDAERDGFVMGEGAGILVLEELEHALKRGAKIYAEVVGYGMTGDAHHITAPCADADGAIRVMEMALNDARLNPDEVDYINAHGTSTPLNDKVETLGIKKVFGDHAYKMKISSIKSMIGHLLGAAGAVEAVATVKTIETGIIPPTINYEHPDSDCDLDYTPNEAVEYPVKAAISNSFGFGGTNACLAFKAYEH, encoded by the coding sequence ATGAGAAGAGTCGTCGTTACCGGCATTGGGGCTGTAACACCTTTAGGGCATAATGTGAAAGACACATGGGAAGGTTTGATCAATGGAAAAAGCGGTATTGATGTAATCAAACGGTTTGATCCTTACTCTTACAACCTTCCTGTTGTTATAGCCGGAGAGGTTAAGGATTTTGATCCTAAAAAATACCTTAACCCCAAAGATGCAAAAAGAATGAGCGACTTTGTAAAGTTTGCAATGGTAGCCGCAAAGGAGGCTATTTCAGATTCTGGGCTTGAACCTGACAAAATAGACCTTAACAGGGCAGGTGTTATAGTCGGTACCGGTATCGGTGGACTGAGGGATATTGAAGATCAACAAACTCTTTTACTTGAAAAAGGAGCCAGAAGGGTTTCTCCCTTCTTTATCCCTTCTGGTATATCAAACATGGCATCAGGTTATATATCCATAGAGTTTGGGTTTAAAGGACCTAATTCATGTGTTGTTACAGCCTGTGCAACAGGAACCCACGCCATAGGTGACGCTTTTAAGATAATACAGCGTGGAGATGCAGACATAATGATCGCAGGTGGAACTGAATCGGCAATAACGCCCCTTGGTATAGCCGGATTTGCGAATATGAAAGCCCTCTCAACAAGAAATGACGATCCACAAAAAGCATCAAGACCTTTTGATGCTGAGAGGGACGGTTTTGTGATGGGAGAAGGAGCCGGAATACTTGTTCTGGAGGAGCTTGAACATGCACTGAAAAGAGGGGCAAAGATATACGCTGAGGTTGTAGGATACGGTATGACAGGAGATGCCCACCACATAACAGCACCCTGTGCAGATGCTGATGGGGCGATAAGGGTTATGGAGATGGCACTTAACGACGCAAGACTAAATCCAGATGAAGTTGACTACATAAACGCCCACGGAACATCAACGCCTTTAAATGATAAGGTTGAAACCCTCGGCATAAAAAAAGTTTTTGGTGATCATGCTTACAAAATGAAAATAAGCTCAATAAAATCAATGATAGGACACCTTCTTGGTGCAGCAGGAGCTGTTGAGGCTGTTGCCACAGTAAAGACTATTGAAACTGGCATAATACCACCAACAATAAATTACGAACACCCTGATTCAGACTGTGATCTTGACTACACTCCAAATGAGGCTGTTGAATATCCGGTTAAGGCTGCTATATCTAACTCATTTGGTTTCGGCGGAACTAATGCATGCTTAGCATTCAAGGCTTATGAACATTGA